Below is a genomic region from Pyrococcus kukulkanii.
CATTCACTCCTGTGCCTTCAGGAGATGTATACGTATTGGAGGAGCGAATAGGGATTGGCATCGATAGGGACAGGAGGGTTGTGGTGGAGGGCCTGCTGTACCGTACTGTAAACTTGAGGGTCAGGGAGGGAGTTTCGCTCAAAGTGTACTTTGAAAGGGGTGAAGACAAAGTTAAGGAGATCATCGGGGAGAAAGGCATGCTTAGGCTGGGAGGTGAGTCTAGGTTTGCCACGTACAGGTTCAATGGGGATGAGTTTCCAGTAAGGCTGAATGATGAGAAGAGTTCTCTTATCCGTCTGTACTTTGCGACGCCCCTAATACCTAGGGGCGGAATTGAGGGAGTTTTAAATGAATTAAAAATCGAGGGAAGAATTCTAAAGGTATTTACGGGAAGGAAAATTGCCGTAACTGGCTGGGACATGAAGGCTAAAATGCCCAAGGAGACTCTCTACGCGTATCCAGCTGGAACCGTGGTCTGGGTTGAGGCTGATGGGCCCGTGGAGATTGGGGAGCCCCTGAAGGCGGGCTTAATGAAGGAGTTTGGTTACGGACTAGTTCTTCCTGGGGTGATGGGTTAATGGGCGTGTATCATGTTTCTGGCCTGGGTCTTAGCCCAGGAGCCCTAACAATGCCCCTTACGTGTGTGTACATCCTCCAGGCGGCGGCAAGGTTTGGACATGAGGAGGCAAGAAAGTTCTTTGAGCTCTCCGGAGAGGCCCCCAGAAAGGGAAGCTATGAGAAGCACAAGGGTGAGCCTGAGGCTATAATAGTTCTGGACTCTAAGGAAGCTATACAAGGTGGGCTACACCTTAGGTACGAATCTCGCTGGTTCAAGATGCAGTCTAATGGTAAGGAGCCGATTGAAAAGCCTATCGTGAAGTACATATGTAAGCTTCTCTCGCACCTAAACGGCATCCTGGAGAGGCAGGGACTCGATGGTATAAGTCCCCCTAAGTACCTATATTTAGTTACCGTTGACTATCAGGACTTTGAAAATGCTTTAGATACTGCTGGAGCTCTACTCCTTGGGTTTGAGAGGAAAGAGGTGTGGGTTAACCTGATCGGAGGCTCTAACCAGCTAAACTTAGCGTTGATGATAGCCGGTGATTACACGATGATTCCAGCCAGATACTATTACGTCTTTCAGAATTCGATGAGGTTGGAACCAGAGTGGCTAGAGAAGCTCCCCAGGAAAAGGGAAGACTTCATGAGGTCTGCTGATGTAATACTGAATCGTTGGTACGATCTGCCTCCTCTAAACCTGGGCTACGGGGATATTCTGAGGAGGTTAATTGATGAATTTAGCTACAGGCAAGTAATTTCAAGAAGTGAGCTGGAGCAGATAATAGCGGACGCTGGTTATGGGAGGCCCAGCGACTTCATTCCAAAGCTCATCAGCACCAGATACATCGTCCCCCTCGGAAAAGACGTCTTCGGTTCAGGAGGAATGCTTGAACGCGTGAAGACGCTGTTTGAAAAAATCGAGGAGCACAGGGAGAATCTGAGGAATATGGACATCAAGAGGTACCTCGGAGATAAAATGAAGGAGGTCGAGTTTTCATGCTGAAATTTAAAACAGTTGAGCTCGAAGAATTCACGGTAGTTCATTTCGAAATAGATGAAGTTCTTGAGCCTAAGGAGCTGAAGTCTCTTAATCCGCCGAAAGTTAAGGCAAATAAGGGGGTAGTTCTCAGCGGAAGGGGCCCAATATGGCTCTACGCCTTTCTCGTTCACCACTATCACCCAGTCGCTTGGATCGGCACTTATGATCCTAGGATTGGAGTTGTAGTTGTTGAATCACATGTTCTTGGGGTTGAGCCTGGTGACGTTTACCAACTCAACATAGAGGAGGTGCTCTAGATGTATGAGAAGACATTAGTTCTCGGGTTGTATTCCATAACTCCTGTCCACGCTGGAAGCGGGGCTGAACTGAGTGTTGTTGATCTGCCAATTCAGAGGGAACGCCACACCGGCTTCCCAACGATCTGGGGCCAGAGCCTTAAGGGAGCATTGAGGAGTGCATTTGAGAGGGAGGGCAAGAATAAAGGAGTGATATACTCTATTTTTGGGCCAGATACGGATAAGGCAAGCGAACACGCAGGTGCAATTTCAGTAGGAGATGCGAGGATATTGCTATTTCCGGTGAGGAGTGCCAGGGGCGTCTTTGCCTACGTCACGTGTCCCATGGTTCTGAAGAGGTTTAGGAGGGATATGGAATTCGCTGGAAGGAATGATATTGCAAACTTTGAGGTTCCCAGCGTTAAAGATAAAGAAGCAGTTGTGCCTCAAGGCTCGATACTTACGATAAACAGGAACAATGAAACTCTGGTTGTGCTGGAAGATCTCCTCTTAACGGCTAAAGAGAATGAGCTCTCACAGATTATCAATGCGATAGAGAAAATTATTCCAGACGGCGTAGATGATCTAGGGAAGAGGCTTGTAGTAGTCAGCGACAACGTATTCAC
It encodes:
- the cmr3 gene encoding type III-B CRISPR module-associated protein Cmr3, with amino-acid sequence MVMEILPNDVLMFRESREFSAGEYHIAVTREPLPHTIAGAIMANLYLKGGVDLINYNSDLKRWKPGFSILGVFFAKGGKPLFPLPKDLVAIDNGVVYPLKPREVFGRVIVVAGSEGNETLRFKPAGGFLTLDDLNNYLTGKGGPFTPVPSGDVYVLEERIGIGIDRDRRVVVEGLLYRTVNLRVREGVSLKVYFERGEDKVKEIIGEKGMLRLGGESRFATYRFNGDEFPVRLNDEKSSLIRLYFATPLIPRGGIEGVLNELKIEGRILKVFTGRKIAVTGWDMKAKMPKETLYAYPAGTVVWVEADGPVEIGEPLKAGLMKEFGYGLVLPGVMG
- the crn3 gene encoding CRISPR-associated ring nuclease Crn3/Csx3 — encoded protein: MLKFKTVELEEFTVVHFEIDEVLEPKELKSLNPPKVKANKGVVLSGRGPIWLYAFLVHHYHPVAWIGTYDPRIGVVVVESHVLGVEPGDVYQLNIEEVL
- the cmr4 gene encoding type III-B CRISPR module RAMP protein Cmr4; translated protein: MYEKTLVLGLYSITPVHAGSGAELSVVDLPIQRERHTGFPTIWGQSLKGALRSAFEREGKNKGVIYSIFGPDTDKASEHAGAISVGDARILLFPVRSARGVFAYVTCPMVLKRFRRDMEFAGRNDIANFEVPSVKDKEAVVPQGSILTINRNNETLVVLEDLLLTAKENELSQIINAIEKIIPDGVDDLGKRLVVVSDNVFTAFVKFSTEILARIAIDQSRGTVKEGGLWYEEFLPADTLLYSIIAISKPKGGSLNDAEVVKSELQGFLESKTYLQVGGDETVGKGFMKIKVL